The Coffea arabica cultivar ET-39 chromosome 6e, Coffea Arabica ET-39 HiFi, whole genome shotgun sequence genome contains the following window.
tatatatgtgtgtgtgtgtgtgtgtgtgtattaattttcaaaaaaaaaaaaatcattctattatataacttgaaaatgaaaacaTGCTGGAGGGAAACGACGAAACGTAAAGCCTTACCTCCTAATTTCAAGAAAATGTATGCTTAAAGTACTTGAAAGtccaaacaaatgatttttctcTACTATGCCCTACAGTGATAATTTTATCACGGAAAACGAATAGTTCCATCATGGAAGATGTTTAATGGAGGAGAAATTTAAACGAATGTTTCTACCATGGAAAATTGAGTTTAAGTATTAAAAGACAAAAtaggaattaaaatattaaaagcTAATGCACGATATACTCGGTTATTTATGTTATATTAGTGTTGAATTAAAATAGGTAGGAGCAAATTTAGACccctccatttttcttttgctgcttAATTTGTGTTTTGCACTCAGCAGTGGCTAAGGAGCAAAGCTTATGATTGGATATGGTGCGAACATATGTGGATACTAGATTTTTATCAGTACACTTGTCAAATTCTAATTCATGCACAAGCGTACGGTTTTGGTCTCTGCTAAAAGTCAAGtggcagattttttttttttttgggggtcagATGAGAGGCTTTAAACCTTACGAGGAAGGATACTTAGCTAACTTGGAAACTACAGAATGAGTTGTACTTATAATTACCTCTCTTTGTCCAGACTAGCTAAAGGCTTCATTGGATTAGACAGACGAAGTTGTGTTTACCTTAGAATTCATCATGAGATATTGGCAAGTTATTTATAGAAGACGTTGGAATAAATTGTGCTCATAATTTTCTCTCAGGGTGCAAACTAGCTAAAAGTTAGATTCTATGGATGAAGTTGTGCTTATCTTAGAATTCCATcatgatttattgaaatttcatcATGATGCAtcttaaataattttttgttttgtcaaaTGATCTTCAATCCGAATAGGCCATAAACATCAAGTGTGTGAAATTGCGGGCATGTTGTCAAATGCCTATCATTAAAATCCAGAATACACGGGGTTGTTGTAACTCATTGAACAATACTTCCTtaatagagtttttaaaaatAGTATTTATTAAGTGTTTAAAtacttttaaatatattgtttggagAAATAGTTCAGTAAGTACATATTGTATTGGATAATgagtaatttaaaaaattttaaatatatttatttctttatttagttcataatatcggataaaatgattaaatttaatattttattttttaaatcacaaaaagTTATCGTAAAGTACGAAATTTGAACTTttgctaaaagtacttttaacatcAAAAACTCTTCTCTTAATTTTATAGGATGATATTCatcaaataatttaaaaattcttttaataCCTAAAGGTACTTTTTTATCGAAAGTATCTTATGTCAAGTAAATATACCATTTGCATTCAAATCATGTCACATCACGAAACTAAATCCACTTTGCATTACGTTCGCTAGTCCTTTAATTATCGAACATCTTTCAATGGACATAACTTCCAAGCCTACAATCAAAACAAGATAATCAGAATTAACGTCCCATCAAAATTAGATAAAGACAATATAATGAATGGAAATGATGCAGCAGCAAGTTTTCTCCATAGAAAACTCTAATACCTTGAGTAGGTAGGATAGCAAATGTGTTGCAACTCTCTATAAATGGACAGCATGGATGCACAACTCCACAATTCAGCATGTCAAGTAATCTACTCACTTGCCCAAAATCAACAAATATACTTGGCAAAACAAAATAAGGATGGTTAGTCATAAGAACAAACACTCTTTGCTCAACTCTCAAAGTTAACTCACACCCACTTGTTTTAACACACAAATTCAACTTACTTTCTTTCTCATGTATCTCACTCGACTCACTTGAATCTTCGCTCCTTTTTTCTTTCACGCTTTCCTCGAGTTTTACCTCTTTCTTACCCTCAAATTTTACCTCATGGATCACACTGCTATCTCGAATCCCACTCTTCTCTCCAACTAGCCCTTGATTACTAGCTAATGTAGACTGAACTTCAAGTACTTTCCCATCATGCTTGATGTTTGGATTCTCTTCCACATCAACCTTCTTAACCAATAGTGGTACAAAATAAGATTCTCCTTTATGAACAATGAACTCAACAGATTTCTCCATAGGAATTTCATCTTGATGGCAGCTCTTTGAAACCTTCATTCGTCTATGTTGATCAATGTATGGTGCTAGAAAGGTCTCCACTATACGCTCACATGACTCCGCCATAGATGACTCATCCTTATGCTTAGGTTTAGAAGAAATGGATTGAAACTTCTCCTCCTTCCATGGATACTGCAACCTCTCATGATTAGATTGATAATTGGAATAAGGTTGAGTAGTACCCTTTCTTTTGGCACTATTATTCGCCATTCGATCAGGCCGATGGTGGAGTGGCTTGAAAGCATCATCTAAAAATTCTTTCTTCATTGACTAAATCATAAGATTAAAGTCATTCAGCTAGGAACTCCCTTCACCTCCAATAGACATTGTTGTTTCAACCTGCAACAATGGCTAGTGGAACAAAGAATACCTCATGCACTTCCTTACGTGTATCCATTCAACTCCTGTATatcactcaaatgtattacactCTAATAATCTTATCAATTAAGTTCTCAAGACTTTTAATCAATcttcttgaagaaattagaattttCTCAAGGTGAATAAAAAAACTAACCAATCGAACCCACAAGAAAGTTGCCAATTTAGGATTTGAGAAATTTAAGGAAACACGACGCAAAAGCCTGAATTACCTACAAAATATAACTCAATTTAGACTCAAAAGATTGCTGGAAAATAAGAAGACTCAACTATATTAAAAGGAACACTCAATCGAGTAGAAGAAGGAAAATCCTAATTCTACGGGGAAATGGTGTGGCTGTGAATTCCTTTGTATCAATCAAATCTGGAGAATTTCAGGAATAAAGTATGTGAATAACCCTTTTTCCCACAAGGACAAGGATTAGAATTAGAAATCCCCTTTCCCCAATCCAATGAGCTTTTGGACAAGAATTTACAAtagtaaaatattttggtaTAATCCGAATCCAACTTGGAAAACTAAAAGTAGCGCCTGTTTCTGTTTCTTATACTGTCACGAGGAAATTTTTCCTCGTTTTATTTCCAAAACTTGTCAAACATCCTTGTATGAATAATTTGAAGATCAAACAAGGTTGTTGCACATTTTTTTCAAGAATTCGAATAGACTACGAGGAAATTTTTCAAACAACTAGAGTTTGCTGTCAAAATATCCAAGATCTTCAAGAACCAACTTAGGATTATCAAGAACTGCCAAGATTGATAATTTCTCAGTCTAGAACttcaagaaaaccaagaatttgATTCAAGACTTCAAGAAACAATCAAGATCAGCCCACACAACCCCAAGAAAGTGCAAGACTCAAGCAAGAAACAAACAAGATAGCCTCGGATGGAAAACAACACGCAAACAGATTTCATTTGTTTGGATCAAACAACCACAAGAAATATGAAATCAAGAAcaagaattcaagattcaatttagggttttcaagattCAATGAGTTTAAGTTCAAGAATCCATGAAACTCTAGAATTgctccaagaacttcaagactTTAACCAAgacaattcaagaatttcaagacgATGTCAAGAATCAATTCGGATAGCAAAGATTAACTACAAAAATGGCCATGTTAACAGAGACAAACACAATGAATAGGGCCCTATTCATCAGCACAAGATCAATTAGGTTGATAGGGCCTACAACCAAGTGTGTTTTTTATTGATCAGTTAAATGAATATCTTAGAACAACTCTAAAATACTCAAAGAACGCTTACAAAAAGCCAAGTGAATTCTCTCAATTTTTATTACTAGAGTAATCGTCTTCCTTGTTACAATTAAAGGAATGGCTATTTATGGCCAAAACTAAGCTACTTAGACTAATCCGAAGTGGATAAGGAATCACTGGTCTTATCCAATAACTACTGTACTAATGGACACACGACCCATTAAACTTATATCTGGCCGAATTTATTGAAGAAACAAACTACAAAATAGACTAAATAACGACTGAGGAACTGGCCCAAATAAGggtgtttgataacataaaaaaagtgctgaatctgaattttttcagacattATTTTGAACTTGTTAAGTAGTGCTGagcttgtgtgtatttttttcaacacaaaaatcctaactgaatgcttaattctgataaaaatcaatagaattacttcaattatcttatcttatctaccaaatctaccattgtttgttaattatgttcaaaattcttatctaattaaacaatctaatattctctatctaatgattttctatttcttttttctcccttttgaatgattttcacatcttctccatactcctgatataatatatttcatcttttatattaatttgatttaaaaataaatattgtcattttcatacctaacatttttagctaattaaatcataggttttatttcttttttggatgaaaagatataagggcaaatttatcaaatttaacttattaagcattcagttataaaatgtttatcaaacagtataaataggtttaacattaaaattcagacattcatatatttctttttagtgtttaaaattcagcaaattaattgtttcagtattcagatttcagatttcagacttcagaattcagattcagttttatcaaacagaACTTTAAACATGGCACAAACGACTTGAGACAAAACAAGCAAGTTTTGATCCGCTTCTTGTGATCCATGAGCAGCTCATCCAACTAGAGTTTTGCGGCAGATCTATCAACACCAATGACTTGAATTAGGGTCTTAATTGGCAGGTTCTCAAGCTTGATTCCTTAGCTCGGACAAGTGTATAAAGTTCATTTCATGCAGGTTCAACACCTTCTATGTATTTGAATAACATGGACCAAAGCTTGAATTAAAGCCTTATGCATATTTAAAGGTCCGCTTGAATGGTTTGGTTCAACACTTAGCTCGGCACCCTTGGGAATGCAAAAGTAAGCAACCAGATTTACATCATTCTTCCTCTCTTGAAAACGATTTGTCCTCACATCCAGCCCTTGCTTGCAATAGAGCACATCGGGGAATGTTTAGATGAATGCAACAAAAGAAACATGCCTTCTTTCAATTTGAATAAGATCCAATACACACGTTCTAGCTCACATTCCATTCGCCATGTACATGTATCCAAGAACTCATGAACATCAACTCCAACGGATAGGATagctaatgcatcgcaatgaaTTCTTGGACCTTTATCAGAAAATGTCAACATGGAGGATTGTTGTAAGAAGATGCTTTTCTAGCCCAATGGTTACTGCATCTGATCTTGCATATCAATTCGTGTGAAACATTCAAATGTTGTTTTAGAATTCGTGTGACGTGCATTTAACAGACACTTGTTAATATATCTGATACATTATCCATACATATGCACACATCTACATTTATTGCATGTCTTACTAATAGATATTTTTGCACTTCAATTTGACATCCTTGCTAGCTCCAAGGCGAACCCTTTCTGTCAAGGTCTAGAATTATTGAAACTGTGGGGCTATATGGGAAGATAAAGCGAATAAAATTTTATCCAAagtcaaaaatatgaattgaatttcttgggatGACACCACTTGAGGGATAAGGCTTGGGCTTAATATACAGCGGTAAGGGTGACCTCTCATCCCTCAATTCAATTcgtttttgaatgttttatccAACTAAAATGCGATCCAAAAGATGCAGACCAGCTGATACTTGACACCATGGACCTACCACTAGTCTCTACACACTACACCCAAGGCGAAGGAACGGTCCACCCTAAGGAGCTAGGATGGCTGGTCCAACACTCACTGAATGGGTATATGATGTATCTTATCATTTATGTGATATAGTGTCCCAGCACTCTATTATTAACTCCTGGGCCAAGGCCTACCAGCGTAGAAACTGCTAAAGTAATTAGTATTCTTGCCAAAGCTCCAGAAGGGAATAGGTTCTTGGATTAACTGTGAAAGAGTCGAGATCTGAGCTATGGCCGCAACAATGAACTCTCACCATTTTATTCATTACGTCTCTGAATGTCTTGTCCAACCAAAACACATTCCACAAGATTCAGAGCAACGAATATACTTGGCACCATGGGATCTATGTCTGGCCTCATTACACTACA
Protein-coding sequences here:
- the LOC113696619 gene encoding uncharacterized protein codes for the protein MKKEFLDDAFKPLHHRPDRMANNSAKRKGTTQPYSNYQSNHERLQYPWKEEKFQSISSKPKHKDESSMAESCERIVETFLAPYIDQHRRMKVSKSCHQDEIPMEKSVEFIVHKGESYFVPLLVKKVDVEENPNIKHDGKVLEVQSTLASNQGLVGEKSGIRDSSVIHEVKFEGKKEVKLEESVKEKRSEDSSESSEIHEKESKLNLCVKTSGCELTLRVEQRVFVLMTNHPYFVLPSIFVDFGQVSRLLDMLNCGVVHPCCPFIESCNTFAILPTQGLEVMSIERCSIIKGLANVMQSGFSFVM